One Lycium barbarum isolate Lr01 chromosome 5, ASM1917538v2, whole genome shotgun sequence genomic window carries:
- the LOC132642208 gene encoding major strawberry allergen Fra a 1-3-like, producing MGVTTFNQEFQSPIAPIRLFKALIVDSKSLIPKLLPQFVESVGLLQGDGGAGSIEQVNFTKGSPFEFVKHRIDELDKENMVCIYTMIEGDALGEKLDSISYEIKFEESNQGCICKMTTNYHGIGEFVVKEEDIKAGKDSAIGIYKTVEAHLIQNPNLYA from the exons ATGGGTGTTACAACTTTTAACCAAGAGTTTCAATCCCCTATAGCACCAATTCGTTTGTTCAAAGCTTTAATTGTGGATTCAAAATCTCTTATACCAAAACTATTGCCTCAATTTGTTGAGAGTGTTGGTTTGTTACAAGGAGATGGTGGAGCTGGAAGTATTGAACAAGTGAACTTCACAAAAG GTAGTCCATTTGAGTTTGTGAAACATAGAATAGATGAACTAGACAAAGAAAACATGGTGTGCATATACACAATGATTGAAGGGGATGCATTGGGAGAAAAGCTGGACTCTATTTCTTATGAGATTAAATTTGAAGAGTCCAATCAAGGCTGCATTTGCAAGATGACAACTAATTATCATGGAATTGGTGAATTTGTTGTCAAAGAAGAAGATATTAAAGCTGGCAAAGATAGTGCTATTGGCATATATAAAACAGTTGAAGCACACCTCATTCAAAATCCAAATCTTTATGCTTAA